The proteins below come from a single Gordonia pseudamarae genomic window:
- a CDS encoding siderophore-interacting protein: MALLFTVDTVEDLSPHMRRFTFSGDAVGQYIATGQFPNIKIFLPHPDGTYDVPELDDPTSRVETVLRSRPELHARVRTYTVRRHSAENNTLSIDFVLHGDEGIASAWAERAKPGTTLGIAGGGGRHIGHGDHYLIAGDETGLPGIGDILDNLPADATGTAYIEIADDSGRFELTKPGGVDVVWLSREGAPGGTTTLLIDAVKAHELKPNTFAWVSAESAQVIAIRKDLRARGVDRKSMLVIGYWRRGLSENGYAKSANHDRDLKEYDDHEHDHDHGVGAAMREGAANLATRLRRRRRARDPKHHPTAD; encoded by the coding sequence ATGGCATTGCTGTTCACCGTTGACACCGTCGAGGATCTGTCACCGCATATGCGGCGATTCACCTTCTCGGGCGATGCCGTAGGCCAATACATCGCCACCGGCCAGTTCCCCAACATCAAGATCTTCCTGCCGCACCCCGACGGCACCTACGACGTCCCCGAACTCGACGACCCGACCAGCCGGGTGGAGACCGTCCTGCGCTCACGACCCGAGCTGCACGCCCGGGTCCGCACGTACACGGTGCGGCGCCACAGCGCCGAGAACAACACCCTGAGTATCGATTTCGTACTGCACGGCGATGAGGGCATCGCGTCGGCATGGGCCGAACGCGCCAAGCCCGGCACCACCCTGGGTATCGCGGGCGGCGGTGGACGGCACATCGGCCACGGCGACCACTACCTGATCGCCGGCGACGAAACAGGACTACCCGGAATCGGTGACATCCTGGACAATCTGCCCGCCGACGCCACCGGCACCGCCTACATCGAGATCGCCGACGACTCCGGGCGGTTCGAACTCACCAAACCCGGCGGCGTCGACGTGGTGTGGCTGTCACGGGAGGGTGCGCCCGGCGGCACCACCACCCTGCTCATCGACGCCGTGAAAGCCCATGAACTCAAACCCAATACATTCGCCTGGGTGTCGGCAGAGTCGGCGCAGGTGATCGCGATTCGCAAGGATCTGCGGGCCCGCGGGGTGGACCGCAAGTCGATGCTGGTGATCGGCTACTGGCGCCGCGGCCTGTCGGAGAACGGCTACGCCAAGTCCGCCAACCACGACCGCGACCTCAAAGAGTACGACGATCACGAACACGACCACGACCACGGAGTCGGTGCCGCCATGCGCGAAGGCGCC